The genomic stretch ggccatgaaggagcctgggggaacctggaatcgaaggcttcgacgtgcagggctgctgcttccagagtctggaccacttccacagtcctggtttgggcatagatgttgtctatgCTAGAACCAGGACTGTTGTCTTGAGATGGCCCTTAAGCGTAGCCCTCAGATGAAGGTGTCCaggatcagcctcttgacctcctccGCACTGACCctaggttcagccagacacagtcgggACAATCcttgcaagtgtcccaggtaagactcagccatctccctgggttgctgggctcgggtgttgaggaggtaccttgcacagaccacattcatggggggtttgtacaagttctcgagagtgtccattgcgctcttgtacgtggagcaacctttggttacctggaaggtgcaaagacccagctttgactggagtaagACCAACCTTtttcgatcggagtccaggatgttatCCTCGTGTACCTCGATGATTGTCTCGaccgcatgctgccagatctcgaagtgtgtctgggcttctgggtggcatgggtcgaccTTGAGACTCCCTGCAcactgtgggaaaattttgtggattaaattgtggtgcactgttagccagaatcagtcacacacaaagataaagactgtacaacaggctttaatccacaaagacttccacggagccaggctggctattgctgcagcaactctgagagaggcctcgggaggccggcgcaggcttatatcccggagggtgattgacacctgaccgggtggggcttgatccattcaggccgactgattgacagccggccaggtgttgtcctgtccccttacactcctgcaggtacagaggttgtcccctgcagtaggctggtggtggaccacccccccccccccccccacctccccattgagaaggagaagtgcaGGAGATGGCCCAAAGGACAGTGAGCATGGTGGACTAGcgaggggttctgtggctgaaggacacacacaggcggcgagctgttggtgacttgggGTCAAAGGTCTCCGACCAGACTGTGAGCttctggagactgactcatgggaaccaggatttgagaggataTGGAGGCTCTGGGCACTAAAGAGTTCCTCGTCGtgacggaggtttggatctggaactcggatTGCCAATAATTTGAACTCGCCAGGAGTCTGTGCATCCTGTAATTCTCAactactcttttgcttctctttccctctgtaaggggcaccaggcaatccTTGTCTGCCATCaaagcaattttgtgcaatattactgTTTTATTACAGGGCAATAAATGGGATCTGGTGTGATCTGAAAGTAGTCGGACTGCCTCAGTGTCGACCCGTGCGATTTGCCCTGTCAAGCTGAATCCAAAGTGCTCATGTTGAAGCATCCGCACGGGAGGATTCCTCGAACCGGCTCGGGAGATTCCGGGTGGCGTCCACAATGCGTGGACGTGACGAGGAGGGCGTGATTGGGAGCTGTGCAGGAAGGAATGTCCCCGAGACGGAGGGAAGGGAGCGCGAACGCGCCGTGACCCTCGCCCGACCCGACTTGAGGCCATGGCCGGGCTGCGGCGCCCGTGCGCGGCCTGGGCGTCCTGAACCCCGCGGCGGGGGCAGGTGAGAAGACGTTGACGGATCGGCGGCGGCCGTCGTTGGTGCGGGATGGGGCTTGGGTCCGGGCGGTGGGCGAGCGGCGAGCGGCCGACGCTCCTGGCCcccctcctgctgctgctgctgggcGGCGGGGTGAGCTGTCTGCTGTCCCCGGCTCCCCACTACCTCCACATCGGAGACGGCTCCCACACCCAGTTCGACTTCCCCGAGGACACCGACGGCATCATCGTGGTGTCCAGCCGCTATGGAGCGGGCTGTACGCGGCTGCAGGTGGAGTCTCTGGATCCGGAGGTGCTGCACATCATCAACGTGACGGACGCCGAAACCATCGGCTCGGTGAGAAGTTACATCGTCAGCATCAAATCCAGGCTGGCCGGCTCGGCTCCGCTCCTCATCAAGCTGCTGGACGTGGCCCGTGTTAGGCCGATGACTGTGGAGGAGCGCAGAGATTATATCATTCAAGTATCGCCCCGCCACGACGTGGCGAGTTACAGCGGGCTGGCGCATTTCTCTCAAAACCCCGTGCTGTATTTGCTCTTGCCGTtgatatttataaataaatgtgCTTTCGGCTGTAAGGTGGAAATAGCTGTCGTTCGGGGGATCCTGAAGCAGCCACATCCTGTCATTCTCGGAGTGATCGGGCAGTTTATGCTCATGCCTTTGTACGGATATATTTTGTCCAGGATTTTCTCCCTGCCGAAAGCCCTTTCCCTTGGACTGGCAATTACCTGCTCTGCCccgggaggagggggaggttacCTTTACAGCCTCCTGCTCGGAGGGGATGTCACCCTTGCTATTTCCATGACCTTGCTCTCCACTCTGGTCGCCACTCTCATGATGCCGCTTTCATCCACGATATACAGCCATGTCCTCAATGTCCACGAAACTCTCCACGTGCCATTTACcaaaattttggtgacattgctgTTTATAGCTATCCCCATTTCTACAGGAATGCTAATCAAGTATAAAATGCCACGGGTCAGCAAGATCCTGCTTTTGTTCATTCGGCCCCTCAGTTTTATATTGATAATTGGAGGACTCTTCATGGCTTATCAGATGGGAGCTGCCATACTTCACAACGTACAGAAAGAAATCATTTTTGCTGGAGTTGGTGTCCCCGTCTTTGGACTGTTCATTGGCTATCTCATGGCCTATTGTTTGAGATTACCTGAACCACTGTGCAGGACAGTCAGCATAGAGATTGGAGTCCAAAATAGCCTGCTCGCTCTTGCTGTTCTCCAATTGTCCTTCCGCCGCATGGAAGCAGATTTTGCCTCTCAAGCCCCTTTCATCGTGGCTCTAAGTAGCACTTCAGAAATGTTGTTGCTTGTGATTGTTCATTTCATATACAAAAACCTCAGGGCCAGCCCAGTCTCTGAAGAAAATGGCTTTAAATCTTAACGTTGGATTTGTTCCAATCAAGCGAATTCACTGCACTGCAAATGGATACGAAATATTTTTGTATTGACCTATTTTCTAAAATGAGAGTATATCGCTACTGCAGTAACTTGATGTTTACATGGCATTCTGAAATGAGCCACTTTTATGTTTTTTTGTGACTATAATTTGAAAACTTCTGATGTGATTAAAATAGGAACTGGTATCACCTTGTTTCTACTTTTTCAATGGAATTGACAActgtaagatttttttaaaaaagtatcttTAAAGAATGCTAAATTTTATTGCTTAAAAATAATTAACATTTTGCAATGCAACCATTCCTGCCATTTGCAGTGAGCAATATTCTGAGGTATTCCCACCTGGCCATAATGAGGCTTCTGTAAACTACAGTGTTGTCTGCATGCCACTACTTCCTGCTTAGATTGGTGATCGGCAACCTTCTCTTAAACTTGTGTAAAATTGTTCCTTGCGCAGGTGAGCAAATTCATGATGGGGTGAGGTTGAGCATCATTCCTTATCCTGCAGCAACTAGGCTCCTTGTTACAGGCTACTATATCCAGAATCAGCCCATGAATAGAGATGCCTCTTTCATTAGTGTTTGGGATTTTACACATTTTCTGAGCTTTAATCCGTATTTAAATGAAATGGCTGACTCTTTCCCCCGCCCCCACCTCATTATAGGGAGTTCACCCTCCTGATCCTTTGCCTTTGGTCTTCAAGTGTGGGCAAACATAATACATTCTAGCACGATCTAATAATATCCCAATAAAAGTCACTGAATAATCTGATACCTCCATCAGCCCTCACCGAGCCCAGGAGTATGGAAACTAGTTGTCATGCCACTATCATTTCCAAAGACTGTAAGGGGAATAACACACCTTTAGCTTAAAAATAAAGAATGTTTTCAGTATAGAACATTTTCTTTATAgcactacatttaaatttaaaaagaaagaaatagttTTAAAAGATGTGCAATGAATTAGTATTTGCCATCAGAGGTTAACTTGCACAATCCATTTGACATTGACTTAATTAGCGAGAAGTTGGTCATAAAAGAGTTCTTTAGATAATATGAATGTAGAGATGTGTAAAACCTGCTTTTCAATGATGTGGGAAAAATAAATGTTGGATAAAATCTTGTCTAAGACGGCGCATAATACAAATGCACTTTTACTCTTAATAGAAAGAATTGCAACTGTTGCAGGTCATTAATTCAGATTTTCGCTACTTGTTTGCAACATTCCTATTTCATCTGAAGACGTCTTTAATAGATTGTCCAATCATTATTTTTCAGCTGGAATTGCACTGCAATTCGGAATACATTTTGTACTGCATACTCGAAAGTTACCCATGTTTAAGTAAATTTTGTGTTGAGAAACAAAGTGGCttctctttcttttgatttatgccTACTGTACAAAAGTGAGTACTGGTACATTTCAAAATATAACATGGTTATCAAGTCCAAGGATATGAAATCTACTATAGAAATTAAAATGagaaactctgtgtccttttaCTCAACCTTCCACTACATTTAAGGTGTTGTCAAAAGACTCGAAGGTGAGAAGAGAAATTTACATGGAGTCATGATTTGCGTGATTCATGCATAAACAGGTGGCAAATGTGCTGTAGACTCAATAATAATTtccaaatacattagaaaaaATTGCTTACCAATGgaaaaataaatggaaatagTGTGTCTTTTGATAACAATATGTTAGGCTGATTGGCCTTCTGTTGAATCAGtttgatttttaaattctttatattTTCTATTTAATAATGGATCAATTCGTAAGATAACTATATTTTCCTCAATCTAGTTACAAATGCTTTGAGAACATTTCCATTTGCAAATAACTTGGTTAGTTTTTAAAATGAAAGACATTAGTAAAATACATTGAACAGAATGTTATATGCTCAACATTGCCAACAATGACTTTATGCTATTCATAAACAAATTGGCTCAATATGCAAAATGGATAGCTAGAAAATGGTTACTAGAAAGTTAACCATTAATATGCCCTCTACAATCTGGTTGACATTCTACTATTTGAAAGCAAAGTAATTCAACTTggttttatattttcttttttctttctttcttctttggcttggcttcacggacgaagctttatggaggggtatgtccacgtctgctgcaggcttgttggtgactgacaagtccgaatgGGGACAGGCAAGcaaggttgcagtggttgcaagggaaaattggttgggtgttgggtttttcctcctttgtcttttgtcagtgaggtgtgctctgcggtcttcttcaaaggaggttgctgcccgccgaacagtgaggcgccaagatgcacggttggaggcaatatcagcccactggcggtggtcaatgtggcaggcaccaagagatttctttaaacagtccttgtaccttctttggcgcacctctgtctcggtggccagtggagagctcgccatataacacgatcttgggaaggcgatggtcctccattctggagacgtgacccatctagcgcagttgagtcttcagcagcgtggactctgccagctcgagtacttcgatgttggtgatgaagtcactccaatgaatgttgaggatggagcggagacagcgctgatggaagcgttctaggagccgtaggtgacgccggtagaggacccatgattcggtgccgtcaggagcatgggtatgacaacggctctgtacacgctgatctttgtgtgtttcttcaggtggttgtttttctagactcttttgtgtagtcttccaaaggcgctatttgccaccgccagtgggctgataacgcctcaaaccgtgcatcttggcgcctcacagtttggcgggcagcaacctcctttgaagaagaccgcagagcccacctcactgacaaaaggcaaaggaggaaaaacccaacacccaaccccaaccaaccaattttcccctgcagccgctgcaaccgtgtctgcctgtcccgcatcggacttgtcagccacaaacgagcctgcagctgacgtggacttttaccccctccataaatcttcgtccgcgaagccaagccaaagaaatatataaagGCATTAAACTTACATCGTCATTAGGTGAGCTTGCATAGTTAATAGCAGGACCCCAGAAAGTGTTGTAAAGCACCGGGATCTATGTAGCTGGTGCAGAAACAGGTAGACAAGATGGTGAAGAAAGTGTTTTGCTTGCTTGCCTTGATCCTATCCAtgcaggaaaggtttagaaggatgatTTCAGGTAGGCAAATTGGACCAAAGGAACAGTTTCTATAACTGACTGAAGCAATATAAAAATGGTGTACAGTTTGCTCTCAATATATTTAATAGTATTCAACTGTTTAGGGACATCCTCAATATAGATGGAAATTCTTTTCTTGTTCCCTATTGTTTATTCTGAAACATTCGACCAATTAATGaacgggttcaattttaacatctccTGAAGAGTCATTTTTGTAAATTAATATATGCTGTTATATTCAAAGTTcaacatatttcattttttaaactgaaaaacTAGTATTCATACCCCCGGAAAAACATAAATTtgttaagaaaataaatgaatgcaGCAGGGATTAGATACTTGACGACAAATACTCTTAATGACGGAAAGCTGTGAAAATACTGACGTATTGGTGTCATCAATTGTATAATTTGTAGAATAGTTGCTGTAAATTAGATGGTGCCTAACATgtaaaaagagagggagagagagtgtggatgTGATGTTTTTGAATTTTCAGAAAGCCAAAGGTTAATGTGCCAAAATAAAGTACATGGGAGTAGGTGTAACATGCCACAATGGGTTGAACATTAACTAACGGAATAAGAGGGACTTTCTTGAGGGTTAGGGTTATTAAATGGATCCTGGATTCCCTGTCAGCTTATAATGCAAAGTAATTTCTATAGTGTGAAGTGTTGTCCAGCAGTTCCAAAGAACGTGATTGTTGCAATGGAGTCTCTGTTACGACTCTGGGAAGTTTTACAAAGAATGCTTTAAGCCAAGCAGAAGTCTACCATGTGAcattaattattaatttttttttcatttttaccataaatatattcatacagtctttaaacatttaaacatttcaaatatatattaaatgtttacaaacaaaagaaaaagataaatttCCCCCCTTCCACCCATTTAAGAATATAACTTTGCAGAGTTAGAGCTCTCGtttctttcataatccttttatTTTGGGATATCACATCTTCACTTACCTTGAAGGGCCAGGTTTACAATTGGACCCTACTTAAGTATGGTTGCCATATCTTAATGAAAGTCTCATATTCATTTTTTAAGttataagtgattttctccatggGTATACAACTACACATCTCCCTGGCCCATCAAGCATAAGTAGgagagagtcagacttccaagtgaatGCTATACACTTCTTGGCTACAGtcagggctatcttaacaaaacAGATTTGAAATTTAGTCATTTTGTTGCTCATGTCCATAAGGTTCCCGGAAGGTACACCTTGGGTCATATGTGAAGGTCTCTCCTGTTATTCTTGTTAGTTTTCCATAATATCATGCCAGAATGGTCttaccttcacacatgaccatttaaaatgttccaattttgatgtcacatctaaagcacatttcagatatttcagattttgacttCTGTAGTTTTTAtggagtaagatataattgatgtagaaaattatattgaactaatccatATCTTGTAATTATCGTTGATGTCATACTGTCCAAATACCAGTCAGAGCAGCATTCCTCGGGTATTGCAACACCTagatctgactcccacctctccctcgaCCTTTGTAGGCCTGGCTTGGAGAGCAGCATACAtcctagttataaatttaggtgcattTCCCAGTCAAAGCATCCCATCCATTTCATTACTTGAGAGCAGGGTCATTGCAAGAAGGACCTCAAATGAAGAAAGCAGTTGACAGATTGTATTTCTGCTTTAGTTATTCAAAGGACATAAGTAGCCCTTCTTCATAGCAATCTTCAATAtgtttaattcctttctcatgccaaatatttaaaattctattgcCCAGGTTCATGGACAATATTACGTTCTGGCACATGGTGTTTTTATTGatatccccacttttttccaatactCTCATTAATctcatgccaaattttaatcatatgtattagaatggggttatcggactatttttgttattaatttgtcattccatttataaatgaaatccttCGCTGTATTCTCTCTCATTGTACGTAGTCCCATTTGGATCCATGAGGGAGAGCTCTCTTCtttgaaaaaggatgagaggaactCACCTGGGCCATTAAATAATACATTATTTAAAAATCTGGGAATCTCAATCCTCTCAACCTATATTCCCACGTCAGTTTTCCATAGTGATCCGAGGCATTTTAGCATTCCAAAGAAATTGTCTTATATGACTATTAAGTATCTTAAAAAAGTTCTTAGGCAAAGAAATTGACAATGATTAAAAGAGGTATTACAGTCTTGAtatcactttcattttcacatAATTAACTCTTCCAATTGAGGTAATAGGCAGGCCCCTCCATCTTTGTAAGTCCtcctctatctttccaagtaagggGATACATTTTGTAGATTATTGTctaccattattcctaaatatttaattctatccagTTTCCATTTAAACCAGCCTCCTTTTTGATgtctttcaaattcaaaatttattaatggcataattttacttttttccaaattaattttataacctgaaacccTCCCATATTTTTCCAGTGTGGCCTCAGCTGGGTCTGATACCTAAAGCAGTACGTCATCtccaaataagttaattttatgctctttctggccaactctgaatccttttatatctggatctctccttataatttctgctaatggttcaatcaATAAGTCAACGAAGCTTGTAGACAGAGGGCACCCATGACTACTGGATCTACTCAACGAAAACATCAAAGACATTTGATCAGTGATTATAATTTTGGCTTTGTGATTTATGataaagagtttttatccaatcaaTAAATGTTCACCCATTCTAAACTTTTCTAGTACTTTGAATAAGAAAGGTCACTCTAGTCGATCATGCATCTAACAAAACAGTATTACTTGGATTTTCTTTAGACTTGGCCAAATGAATTATATTAAATAGTCTGCTCAAATTATTTACAGagtgcattttttaaacaaagtccaCCTGGTCTGAATTTATCAGTTGAGGTAGATATTCTCTAGTATGTTGGCTAACATgtttcccaaaattttttaatCTGCATTGAACAAGGAGATAGGTCTGTATGATGATGGTTTTAGTGGGTCTTTTTTTTGGTGATAGTACTGTAATAATAGCTGTTGAGAAGGATTCTCAATTGTAATTGTAATTGATACTTgtaattgtttattaattacaAGTATggaaaaaattttaataaaatattcaaaaaaagatcaATCCAATTCAAACAGTCTGACAAATTAACATATAATCAGATGGAAATCAATGATACTTTTAAACAATACTAATCAGACAATAGGGATTTCTACTGAAAAAGATGAATTTCTCTCAGTGATTGAACTTACAAAATTGAAATAGAGATCAAATGGAATTAGATGGCCCCTTCACTAGAGAAGAGATCAAAAAAGTCTTGAATACATTACAGGAAAACAagtcaccaggagaggatggtttcccacctaaatttTATGGACAATTTTTTTGATGTCTCTCATGGAGGTATCACATCGGGCACCAAAACTAAGACTTTTCTGGAGATTTTCAATCATTACATAATGGTTATAATatggaaacatttattttgtactcttaaacaattacttttgaCATTTAATTTGTATTACTCTATACTTATAAACATTTACTTGTTACTTACTATGTACCCATGTATTCACACCATATGTATTCAATTAGCAACCCTGTGTAACCATGTACTGATAAAAGGGTGGCGAGCAGTGATGTGTAACATGTGATAAAGACTTGTTAAGACACAGAGGAAACTCTGATAAGAAAGGGGAGTAAAAGATAATTGTGGCAGAAGATGATGGAGCACATGGTTTGAGACATGattaaataagtaaataaaaaataatggtGGCAGGTTAAGGATCAGTATGCAGCCAAGATAAAGGACATGATAGATTGAGCAAGCAAGGTCAAGATTTTAACATAAAAAGAGGATGCATGCTGTGTCTGAAGGGTGACCAGTAGCTTGTTCTCTGATTGCCTCAGCCTTTATTTGCAAATAAAGGTTTAAGCCTCTTGAAGAATTCTCTGCATTGCCTGACTCGTTTTTGGACCTCAGAAAACCACAGCAATAACCCCTCCCTTTTCCTCCCATTACCCTCCCTCCCTAAACCCCCACCCCAGAGAAATGTGTAGAAAGAATAGGTTCTTGGATTGCTCGGAGgatcactttccaacacacaggATTAATTTAGCGACAAAGATTAACACAGGTCTCTAGAGGCTGGAAGAACACCTTTGCATATTTATACCTAAACTTTCCATATACAGGTTCCAAATTTGcagaaatatatttttcaaattgtatgtaattttttctttgaatttctgaattccatcttcccatatccaagagtgaatctgatttccaagtcactgcaatacccTTCTTTGCCAccgctaatgctattttaacagaTTTCATTTGGTATATTAAtagttccttctatatttcccaataaaaatacaaTGGATTTTGTTGAAATACAatacctgtaacttgttctaaaatAAATTCCTTAAGTCCACCCAAAAAGGCTTTAAATTGAGATATAACAAAGTTGAATGCAAAATATTTCCtgtctcttcaccacacctaaaacatcaaTCTGATAAatatgatttcattctattcaatttttttggtctaaaaaattatattgaactaatctataccttacattaatagtatttgtcatacaatctcgacagagatctgaccattttgctcatcaattgcaatattcaaatccagctcccacctctgtctagatttatgaactccatgttttgaatcaaaggcatctTGGGCGATATACTTCCTTTAattccaattttgtcatttatctTATTCAAAACAGTAATCAAGTGTCtcaacaatggtgtttctttGACACCAATCATTAATTTTGAATCATATCTGTATATAAATTCATCTGCGAATAGaattatccaattctattttagcTCATGCCGGTTTTACTGGTCCTTCGAAAAAAGAAGTGAGAAATCTAATCTGAACCACttgattcatatttccatgttaatctttctgtagaaactcttgacattttacatttctaaagaaatttccttacatattcatttaattcttgaaaaaacttttgtggtaATAAAAATTTGGGAATATACTCATCTTAACACCGTTAACCCTTCCtactaatgttataggtaaaatcatccaatttttcaaattttcttcaaCCTTTTTGAGTAATGGTaataattccatttatataatttttaaaaattattatctatATGAatctctaaatatttaatcccatcttttggctatttaaattgagtatttctttggCAATTACTATAATCTCCTTCTGTAAGgggaataatttcacttttgtcctaGTTTACTTTATAGCCAGAAATCTTCCCATCTTCtttcaaattaaaatgtaattttcacaAGGAGGTCTCAGGTTTTGTCAAATATATtag from Narcine bancroftii isolate sNarBan1 chromosome 10, sNarBan1.hap1, whole genome shotgun sequence encodes the following:
- the slc10a3 gene encoding P3 protein, coding for MGLGSGRWASGERPTLLAPLLLLLLGGGVSCLLSPAPHYLHIGDGSHTQFDFPEDTDGIIVVSSRYGAGCTRLQVESLDPEVLHIINVTDAETIGSVRSYIVSIKSRLAGSAPLLIKLLDVARVRPMTVEERRDYIIQVSPRHDVASYSGLAHFSQNPVLYLLLPLIFINKCAFGCKVEIAVVRGILKQPHPVILGVIGQFMLMPLYGYILSRIFSLPKALSLGLAITCSAPGGGGGYLYSLLLGGDVTLAISMTLLSTLVATLMMPLSSTIYSHVLNVHETLHVPFTKILVTLLFIAIPISTGMLIKYKMPRVSKILLLFIRPLSFILIIGGLFMAYQMGAAILHNVQKEIIFAGVGVPVFGLFIGYLMAYCLRLPEPLCRTVSIEIGVQNSLLALAVLQLSFRRMEADFASQAPFIVALSSTSEMLLLVIVHFIYKNLRASPVSEENGFKS